One Gemmatimonadaceae bacterium DNA segment encodes these proteins:
- a CDS encoding DUF6404 family protein, which translates to MPSQENAIALGIQEARLTDAYRERMLAITEELRVQGVRTYTSAPPMYRLAWRAGLRVRPPLYQPFAALAVGIGIGFAVVWGLVMWLLFWRAESFGLTNVLVRAVVTGTVYGVSLAFYYRWKASKLRLPPLDPAPT; encoded by the coding sequence ATGCCCTCGCAGGAGAACGCAATCGCGCTGGGCATTCAGGAGGCACGTTTGACCGACGCTTACCGTGAGCGCATGCTGGCCATTACCGAGGAACTCCGCGTCCAGGGTGTGAGAACCTACACGTCTGCACCACCGATGTACCGGCTGGCATGGCGAGCCGGGCTCCGCGTTCGTCCGCCTCTGTATCAACCCTTTGCTGCACTGGCTGTCGGCATCGGTATAGGGTTCGCAGTCGTCTGGGGACTGGTGATGTGGTTGTTGTTCTGGCGTGCCGAAAGCTTTGGGTTGACGAACGTCCTGGTCCGAGCGGTTGTCACCGGGACCGTATATGGTGTGTCATTGGCATTCTACTATCGGTGGAAGGCATCGAAACTCCGGTTGCCCCCACTGGACCCAGCGCCTACCTGA